One genomic window of Quercus lobata isolate SW786 chromosome 9, ValleyOak3.0 Primary Assembly, whole genome shotgun sequence includes the following:
- the LOC115961786 gene encoding receptor-like protein 6, which translates to MFLSSLFHPAYSSSSIRPLCRIDESSALLQFKESFIVNSTCGGPYDYPKVASWMLEGENNSCCLWDGVDCDDDTGHVIGLNLSSSCLYGSINSSSSLFRLMHLRQLDLSYNFFNYSRIPSTIGNLSMLTYLNLSYSFFQGQIPSEISLLYKLSVLDLSNNFNSYLQLLELKRPTPESLVQNLTNLEKLDLSVVDISSPVPNQLANIASLTALALHDCRLVGQFPIRILQLPNLQFLELWSNFDLKGYLPHLHLSSHLKYLSVGHTGFSGEIPASIGSLNSWERLDLRDCKFSGLIPPSLGNLSKLTILNLSGDHFREQTPSFFSNLSQLIQLSISSYNMSSGSLSWLNQLNKINLLLLPKNNLSEFPPSLANFTQLTALDLSSNDFTSRIPFWVFNLTKLVYLDFSLNKLSGAISSSISQLENLEYLDLFSNNLSGMVELDMLLRLKNLTALCVSLNKLSLLPPKNSNATLQKFMILGLASCNLSEFPNFLQNQDRLGSLDLSFNNIHGQIPQWFWKTSTKNLIFLDLSHNFLTGFSQTLVVLPWSRLFFLDISSNKLQGSLPIPQSLIFFYSISKNELTREISSLICSLNFLEVLDLSENNLSGKIPKCLGNFSNSLTILNLRRNNLHGTIPHTWTSGNKLRMIDVGDNKLRGQVPKSIVNCMLLENLDLGNNQINDSFPFWLATLPELKILILRSNYFHGPIAAPEFSLVFPKLRIFDISCNSITGSLPSN; encoded by the coding sequence ATGTTCTTGAGCTCACTTTTTCATCCCGCTTACTCTTCATCTTCTATTCGTCCATTGTGTCGCATTGATGAGAGCTCTGCCTTGTTGCAATTCAAGGAAAGCTTTATTGTCAACTCCACCTGTGGAGGTCCTTATGATTATCCTAAAGTTGCGTCGTGGATGCTTGAAGGAGAAAACAACAGTTGTTGCTTGTGGGACGGGGTTGATTGTGATGATGACACTGGTCATGTGATTGGCCTTAACCTCAGCAGCAGTTGCCTCTATGGTTCCATTAACTCTAGCAGTAGCCTTTTCCGCCTTATGCACCTTCGGCAACTTGACCTCAGCTACAATTTCTTCAATTACTCTCGGATACCATCTACTATAGGCAATCTTTCCATGCTGACATATCTCAACCTCTCTTATTCCTTCTTTCAAGGTCAAATTCCATCAGAAATTTCACTACTCTACAAATTGTCTGTCCTCGATTTGTCtaataattttaattcatatttaCAACTTTTGGAGCTCAAAAGACCCACTCCAGAAAGCCTAGTACAAAACTTAACCAACCTAGAGAAACTTGATCTCTCTGTGGTAGACATATCTTCTCCAGTTCCAAATCAGTTGGCAAATATAGCCTCCCTGACTGCTCTTGCCCTCCATGATTGTAGGTTGGTTGGGCAATTTCCAATAAGGATTTTGCAGCTACCAAACCTACAGTTTCTTGAGCTATGGAGCAACTTTGATCTCAAAGGTTATTTGCCTCACTTGCATTTGAGCAGTCACCTTAAGTATTTGTCAGTGGGGCATACTGGATTTTCTGGTGAGATACCTGCCTCAATCGGAAGCCTGAATTCCTGGGAACGTTTGGATCTCAGAGATTGTAAATTCTCAGGGTTGATTCCCCCTTCACTTGGTAATCTTTCTAAGCTCACTATTCTAAACCTTTCAGGAGACCATTTTAGAGAACAGACACCTTCTTTCTTCTCAAATCTCTCCCAACTAATTCAGCTATCAATTTCCTCTTATAACATGAGTAGTGGGAGCTTGTCATGGCTTAATCAGCTCAACAAAATTAATCTTTTGCTCCTTCCCAAAAACAATTTAAGTGAGTTTCCACCATCTCTTGCCAATTTCACCCAACTCACTGCTTTGGATTTAAGCTCTAATGATTTCACTAGTCGCATACcattttgggttttcaatctaACCAAATTAGTTTATCTggatttttcattaaataagtTGAGCGGTGCCATTTCAAGCTCTATCTCTCAACTTGAGAATCTTGAATATCTTGatcttttttcaaataatttaagtgGCATGGTGGAGCTAGACATGCTACTTAGACTTAAAAACTTAACAGCATTGTGTGTGTCATTGAACAAATTATCATTGCTCCCCCCAAAAAATTCCAATGCTACTCTTCAAAAGTTCATGATTTTGGGGTTGGCTTCATGCAATCTGAGTGAGTTCCCGAACTTCTTACAAAATCAAGATAGATTGGGTTCCTTAGATTTATCCTTCAACAATATTCATGGCCAGATACCCCAATGGTTTTGGaaaacaagtacaaaaaatcTGATCTTTTTGGATCTCTCTCACAACTTTCTAACCGGCTTTAGCCAAACTCTTGTTGTTCTTCCTTGGTCTCGTTTATTCTTTCTAGACATAAGCTCGAACAAGCTGCAAGGATCACTGCCAATTCCACAATCCCTCATCTTCTTCtattcaatatcaaaaaatGAACTTACAAGAGAGATCTCATCATTGATTTGCAGTTTAAAttttcttgaagttcttgattTGTCGGAGAACAACTTAAGtggaaaaattccaaaatgTTTGGGAAACTTTAGCAATTCTCTCACCATATTGAATTTAAGAAGAAATAACTTGCATGGCACTATTCCTCACACGTGGACAAGTGGGAACAAATTAAGGATGATTGATGTGGGTGACAACAAGTTGAGAGGGCAAGTCCCAAAATCAATAGTCAATTGTATGTTGCTCGAGAATCTTGATCTTGGAAACAACCAGATCAATGATAGTTTTCCCTTTTGGTTGGCAACCCTTCCTGAGTTGAAGATTCTCATATTGCGCTCTAATTATTTTCATGGCCCAATAGCGGCTCCTGAATTTAGTCTTGTGTTCCCCAAATTGCGCATCTTTGACATTTCTTGCAATAGTATCACTGGTAGTCTAccttcaaattaa
- the LOC115961787 gene encoding putative receptor like protein 25 — protein MKIVDDGQLGYMQVKTFVFRMGSPDHFSDHYDYSMIMTNRHLTTQYYKIIEVLEIIDFSHNRFEGLIPESIGTLKGFRALNLSNNIFTGHIPSSLGHLTLLQSLDLSHNKLSREMPQQLVQLTFLASFDISYNNFTGSIPRGNQFDTFLNSSFEENLGLCGNPLSRKCEGSPPLTFKENPEYSRSSNEIDWTFVVIGNGSGFIIGLVIGHKMSARKLDWLVNFFGIRKQKWQRQKIWGHWK, from the coding sequence ATGAAAATTGTTGATGATGGCCAGTTAGGTTACATGCAAGTAAAGACATTTGTTTTTCGGATGGGATCACCTGATCATTTTTCTGATCATTATGACTATTCGATGATAATGACAAACAGGCACTTGACAAcacaatattataaaataatagaagtCTTGGAAATCATTGATTTCTCACACAATAGATTTGAAGGATTGATTCCAGAATCTATTGGAACTCTTAAGGGGTTTCGTGCATTGAACTTGTCCAACAATATATTCACTGGTCATATACCATCATCCTTGGGACACTTGACACTACTTCAATCACTGGACCTTTCTCACAACAAGCTCTCAAGAGAGATGCCTCAACAACTAGTACAACTCACTTTCCTAGCATCTTTTGACATATCTTACAACAATTTCACAGGATCCATACCACGAGGAAACCAATTTGATACATTTCTAAATAGTTCATTTGAAGAGAATTTAGGATTGTGTGGGAACCCGTTGTCAAGAAAATGTGAAGGATCACCGCCTTTAACCTTCAAAGAGAATCCAGAGTACTCTAGATCTTCAAATGAAATTGATTGGACATTTGTTGTAATTGGTAatggaagcggttttataattggACTGGTTATTGGCCACAAAATGAGCGCTAGGAAACTTGACTGGCTTGTGAACTTTTTTGGAATAAGGAAGCAGAAATGGCAAAGACAGAAGATATGGGGACATTGGAAATAA